In the Betaproteobacteria bacterium genome, one interval contains:
- a CDS encoding cytochrome c: MWYKATAGNSRFHTYTFQQRIGVLIDWYRVLNANERDDRLRAWGIINDPGCCTPGSKGCPAKTLEETYGLDWCPGDQELLKFVGRDGYRDPACDFSDAPVDASDLHHKAKDQRQSSCDLAFGTSTGALGLRKFPNPRFDRERWIKLNGSQANWEGFRGKLAKDPKNSDSKMSRLADGSVEPPFLIGMSCGACHIAFDPLRPPKDPSHPEWKNIKGAIGNQYTRMSEILGSGMPTSSIEFQVFAHARPGTTDTSAVPTDQVNNPGTMNAIINVDRRPTFAGEKVDKWRKAAACEKGAPESQCWCEPGREGKCWQRSVKEETVHHILKGGEDSIGALEAIQRVYFNIGSCSEQCWVNHLTDLRQADPQSRNFGQTPFNIGQCRRDCSNFRAIEDRLANILAFLTSKETDATDLAVARENQRRERNPKAVYSQADLERDLDRQFAPGSVASGREVFAANCARCHSSLPEATGGPFKNRDFRAPEPNHARGLRADWMGNDQATLSSEVKTFRCRALHSNHMAGHVWQEYGSETLRARTPDPSLKEPHDGGRGYYRNISLLSLWAHAPFLHNNALGPEICGNPGNKANDFYRSSYVGADHKLLSADKAPACWAYDPSVDGRFKLYVASMEDLLNPGKRIPKITKFSEDVPISLGPRLWDGTEEKQVVGFTLTLPAGTNAGALGDFQHKQFMNDLVAAKLRPAALQEKLGKRLGEAEGKKMVEELQSLSAEVLKDPQQLITAVKKRPMLLEAYSSCLADVENDGHPFGEGLSDKEKKALIAFLATI, translated from the coding sequence ATCTGGTACAAGGCGACCGCCGGGAACAGCCGCTTCCACACCTACACGTTTCAGCAGCGCATCGGCGTGCTCATCGACTGGTATCGCGTGCTCAACGCGAACGAGCGCGACGACCGGCTGCGCGCCTGGGGAATCATCAACGATCCGGGATGCTGCACGCCCGGCAGCAAGGGATGTCCCGCGAAGACCCTGGAAGAAACCTACGGGCTCGACTGGTGCCCCGGCGACCAGGAACTTCTGAAGTTCGTCGGCCGTGACGGTTATCGCGATCCCGCATGCGATTTCTCGGATGCGCCGGTCGATGCGAGCGACTTGCATCACAAGGCCAAAGACCAGCGCCAGTCATCCTGCGATCTCGCGTTCGGCACTTCCACCGGCGCGCTCGGACTGCGCAAGTTTCCCAATCCGCGTTTCGACAGGGAGCGCTGGATCAAGCTCAACGGCAGCCAGGCGAACTGGGAGGGGTTTCGCGGCAAGCTCGCCAAGGACCCGAAGAATTCGGACAGCAAGATGAGCCGCTTGGCCGACGGTTCTGTCGAACCGCCTTTCCTGATCGGCATGTCCTGCGGTGCCTGCCACATCGCCTTCGATCCGCTGCGCCCGCCGAAGGATCCGTCGCATCCCGAATGGAAGAACATCAAGGGCGCGATCGGCAACCAGTACACGCGCATGTCGGAGATTCTCGGCTCAGGCATGCCGACCTCGAGCATCGAGTTCCAGGTGTTCGCGCATGCCCGGCCCGGGACGACCGACACTTCCGCCGTGCCCACGGATCAGGTCAACAATCCCGGCACCATGAACGCCATCATCAACGTCGACCGCCGTCCCACCTTCGCCGGCGAGAAAGTCGACAAGTGGCGCAAGGCGGCGGCCTGCGAAAAAGGCGCACCGGAGAGCCAGTGCTGGTGCGAACCCGGCCGCGAGGGCAAGTGCTGGCAGCGCAGCGTGAAGGAAGAAACCGTGCATCACATCCTCAAGGGCGGCGAGGATTCGATCGGAGCGCTCGAAGCCATCCAGCGCGTCTACTTCAACATCGGCTCGTGTTCAGAGCAATGCTGGGTGAATCATCTGACCGACCTGCGCCAGGCCGATCCGCAGTCGCGCAACTTCGGCCAGACGCCTTTCAACATCGGCCAGTGCCGGCGCGATTGCAGCAACTTCCGCGCGATCGAAGACAGGCTTGCCAACATTCTCGCCTTCCTCACCTCCAAAGAAACGGACGCTACGGACCTCGCGGTAGCGAGGGAGAACCAGCGTCGCGAGAGGAATCCGAAGGCCGTCTACTCGCAAGCCGATCTGGAGCGCGACCTCGACCGGCAGTTCGCGCCGGGCAGCGTCGCATCGGGGCGGGAAGTGTTCGCCGCCAACTGCGCACGCTGTCATTCGAGCCTCCCCGAAGCGACCGGCGGTCCGTTCAAAAACCGCGACTTCCGCGCGCCGGAGCCGAACCACGCGCGCGGGCTGCGCGCCGACTGGATGGGCAACGACCAGGCCACGCTGTCTTCCGAAGTCAAGACTTTCCGCTGCCGCGCGTTGCACTCCAACCACATGGCCGGCCATGTCTGGCAGGAATACGGTTCGGAGACGCTGCGCGCACGCACACCGGATCCGTCCCTGAAAGAGCCGCACGACGGCGGCCGCGGTTACTACCGCAACATCTCGCTGCTGTCGCTATGGGCGCACGCGCCGTTCCTGCATAACAATGCACTGGGTCCCGAGATCTGCGGCAATCCCGGGAACAAGGCGAATGACTTTTATCGTTCGTCTTACGTCGGCGCCGACCACAAATTGTTGAGCGCCGACAAGGCGCCCGCCTGCTGGGCCTACGATCCCAGCGTGGACGGCCGCTTCAAGCTGTATGTCGCCTCGATGGAAGACCTGCTGAACCCGGGCAAGCGCATCCCGAAAATCACCAAGTTCAGCGAGGACGTGCCGATCAGCCTAGGCCCGCGGCTCTGGGACGGCACCGAGGAAAAACAAGTGGTCGGCTTCACGCTGACCTTGCCGGCCGGCACCAATGCTGGCGCGCTCGGCGATTTCCAGCACAAGCAGTTCATGAACGATCTTGTGGCCGCCAAGCTGAGGCCCGCCGCGCTGCAGGAGAAATTGGGCAAGCGCCTTGGTGAAGCCGAGGGCAAGAAAATGGTCGAGGAATTGCAATCACTGAGCGCGGAAGTGCTCAAGGATCCGCAGCAACTGATCACGGCGGTGAAAAAGCGGCCGATGCTGCTCGAGGCTTACAGCTCCTGCCTTGCGGACGTCGAGAACGACGGCCATCCGTTCGGCGAGGGTTTGTCCGACAAGGAAAAGAAGGCCTTGATCGCCTTCCTCGCCACGATTTGA
- a CDS encoding c-type cytochrome, protein MRKHKSSKRSLRPSLLLPVLLLAAGGFAIGQDGVDDATLSAGSFTIRRFDRQAFSEPAPVLTLKQRQTFMVGRNVFNRQWAAITSLNGDWGLGPTFIADRCSACHVNTGRGSPPASSDEQLLSMLVRLSIPGTDKHGGPKPHPDYGDQFQNRSMDGRNVDLAYSGAPVPNEADLFLNWEEQTVAFADGETVTLRKSKLRVENLKFGELGNDTMMSLRMAQPLVGIGFLEAVSEETILSIAEKQRAQNVNGRPNRVWDAASKRTALGRFGWKANVPSLKQQIAAAALGDMGVNSNLFSEQNCPPIQTVCAKQLPGNFPEIIDHEIDALELWLQGLAVPARRDVNDSEVRRGAALFSSAQCAVCHVPEMKTGSFPKLPQLSGLLFHAYTDLLLHDMGEGLADGRPDFQAGPRDWRTPPLWGLGLSAIVTGGTALLHDGRARNVGEAILWHGGEAEAARETFRNMSKADRAALARFVESI, encoded by the coding sequence ATGCGGAAGCATAAGTCTTCGAAGCGCAGTTTACGTCCATCTCTCCTGCTGCCGGTACTTCTGCTGGCGGCGGGCGGGTTTGCCATCGGCCAGGACGGCGTCGATGACGCCACGCTCTCGGCTGGCAGTTTCACCATCAGGCGCTTCGACCGCCAGGCCTTCTCCGAACCGGCGCCGGTGCTGACGCTCAAACAGCGCCAGACCTTCATGGTCGGCCGCAACGTGTTCAATCGGCAATGGGCCGCGATCACTTCGCTGAACGGCGACTGGGGATTGGGCCCGACCTTCATCGCCGATCGCTGCAGCGCCTGCCACGTCAATACCGGTCGCGGCAGCCCGCCGGCCTCTTCCGACGAACAACTGCTGTCGATGCTGGTGCGCCTTAGCATTCCCGGCACGGACAAGCACGGTGGGCCGAAGCCGCATCCCGACTACGGCGACCAGTTCCAGAACCGTTCGATGGACGGCCGCAACGTGGACCTGGCTTATTCCGGCGCGCCGGTTCCCAACGAAGCGGACCTGTTCCTCAACTGGGAAGAACAAACGGTGGCGTTCGCCGACGGCGAGACGGTGACGCTGCGCAAGTCGAAGCTGCGCGTGGAGAATCTGAAGTTCGGCGAGCTTGGAAACGACACCATGATGTCGCTGCGCATGGCGCAACCGCTGGTGGGCATCGGATTTCTCGAAGCTGTTTCGGAAGAAACCATCCTCTCCATCGCGGAGAAACAGCGGGCGCAGAATGTCAACGGCCGGCCGAATCGCGTCTGGGATGCGGCGAGCAAGCGCACGGCTCTCGGCCGCTTCGGCTGGAAAGCCAATGTGCCGAGCCTGAAACAGCAGATTGCCGCCGCGGCGCTCGGTGACATGGGCGTGAACTCGAACCTGTTTTCCGAGCAGAACTGCCCGCCGATACAGACTGTCTGCGCCAAACAACTGCCGGGAAATTTTCCCGAGATCATCGACCACGAAATCGATGCGCTCGAACTCTGGCTGCAAGGTCTCGCCGTGCCCGCGCGCCGCGATGTGAACGATTCTGAGGTGAGACGCGGCGCCGCGCTGTTCTCATCGGCGCAATGCGCGGTATGTCATGTCCCCGAGATGAAGACCGGCAGCTTTCCAAAGCTGCCGCAATTGTCCGGCCTGCTGTTTCACGCCTACACCGATCTGTTGCTGCACGACATGGGCGAAGGGCTCGCCGACGGCAGGCCGGACTTTCAGGCGGGGCCGCGCGACTGGCGCACGCCGCCGCTGTGGGGACTGGGTCTTTCCGCCATCGTGACGGGCGGCACCGCATTGTTGCACGACGGGCGCGCGCGCAATGTCGGCGAAGCGATACTATGGCACGGCGGCGAAGCCGAAGCGGCGCGCGAAACATTCCGCAACATGTCGAAGGCCGATCGTGCCGCACTGGCCAGGTTTGTCGAGTCGATCTGA